In the Loxodonta africana isolate mLoxAfr1 chromosome 1, mLoxAfr1.hap2, whole genome shotgun sequence genome, one interval contains:
- the LOC135232875 gene encoding octapeptide-repeat protein T2-like: MGGGAQQRGAEAARGGGQGEGRGANGRGRRGRGPGACRCEPELPREREKARESRERGERGASQSEREREGGRGGERERERGRAAGGGGGSSSNSRSSNRRRRSGRRSCPLGGKRESGERKRASEEREPEAKK, translated from the exons ATGGGGGGCGGGGCCCAACAGAGAGGGGCGGAGGCGGCCCGGGGTGGCGGACAAGGGGAGG GGCGCGGAGCCAATGGgagggggcggagggggcggggCCCAGGCGCGTGCCGCTGCGAGCCAGAGCTGCCAAGAGAGCGGGAGAAAGCTAGAGAGAGCCGGGAGAGGGGGGAGCGCGGAGCGAGTCAGAGTGAGCGAGAgcgagaaggagggagaggaggagaaagagagcGAGAGCGAGGGCGGGCGGCaggaggcggcggcggcagcagcagcaatAGCAGGAGCAGCAACAGAAGGCGTCGGAGCGGGCGTCGGAGCTGCCCGCtgggggggaagagagagagcggagagagaaagagagcgagCGAGGAGAGGGAGCCCGAGGCGAAAAAGTAA
- the POU3F2 gene encoding POU domain, class 3, transcription factor 2, translating to MATAASNHYSLLTSSASIVHAEPPGGMQQGAGGYREAQSLVQGDYGALQSNGHPLSHAHQWITALSHGGGGGGGGGGGGGGGGGGGGGDGSPWSTSPLGQPDIKPSVVVQQGGRGDELHGPGALQQQHQQQQQQQQQQQQQQQQQQQQRPPHLVHHAANHHPGPGAWRSAAAAAHLPPSMGASNGGLLYSQPSFTVNGMLGAGGQPAGLHHHGLRDAHDEPHHADHHPHPHSHPHQQPPPPPPPQGPPGHPGAHHDPHSDEDTPTSDDLEQFAKQFKQRRIKLGFTQADVGLALGTLYGNVFSQTTICRFEALQLSFKNMCKLKPLLNKWLEEADSSSGSPTSIDKIAAQGRKRKKRTSIEVSVKGALESHFLKCPKPSAQEITSLADSLQLEKEVVRVWFCNRRQKEKRMTPPGGTLPGAEDVYGGSRDTPPHHGVQTPVQ from the coding sequence ATGGCGACCGCAGCGTCTAACCACTACAGCTTGCTCACCTCCAGCGCCTCCATCGTGCACGCCGAGCCGCCAGGAGGCATGCAGCAGGGCGCGGGGGGTTACCGCGAGGCGCAGAGCCTGGTGCAGGGCGACTACGGCGCGCTGCAGAGCAACGGGCACCCGCTCAGCCACGCTCACCAGTGGATCACCGCGCTGTCCcacggcggtggcggcggcggcgggggcggcgggggcgggggcggcggcgggggcggcggcggcggcgacggctcCCCGTGGTCCACCAGCCCCCTGGGCCAGCCGGACATCAAGCCCTCGGTGGTCGTGCAGCAGGGCGGCCGCGGCGACGAGCTGCACGGGCCAGGCGCCCTGCagcagcagcaccagcagcagcaacagcagcagcagcagcagcaacagcagcagcagcagcagcagcagcagcggccgCCGCATCTGGTGCACCACGCCGCCAACCACCACCCGGGGCCCGGGGCATGGCGGAGCGCGGCGGCTGCAGCGCACCTCCCGCCCTCCATGGGAGCGTCCAACGGCGGTTTGCTCTACTCGCAGCCCAGCTTCACCGTGAACGGTATGCTGGGCGCCGGCGGGCAGCCGGCCGGGCTGCACCACCACGGCCTGCGGGACGCACACGACGAGCCGCACCACGCCGACCACCACCCGCACCCGCATTCGCACCCGCACcagcagccgccgccgccgccgcccccgcaGGGCCCACCTGGCCACCCCGGCGCGCACCACGACCCGCACTCGGACGAGGACACGCCGACCTCGGACGACCTGGAGCAGTTCGCCAAGCAGTTCAAGCAGCGCCGGATCAAACTGGGATTTACCCAAGCAGACGTGGGGCTGGCGCTGGGCACCCTGTACGGCAACGTGTTCTCGCAGACCACCATCTGCAGGTTTGAGGCCCTGCAGCTGAGCTTCAAGAACATGTGCAAGCTGAAGCCTTTGTTGAACAAGTGGTTGGAGGAGGCGGACTCGTCCTCGGGCAGCCCCACGAGCATAGACAAGATCGCAGCGCAGGGGCGCAAGCGGAAAAAGCGGACCTCCATCGAGGTGAGCGTCAAGGGGGCTCTGGAGAGCCATTTCCTCAAATGCCCCAAGCCCTCGGCCCAGGAGATCACCTCCCTTGCGGACAGCTTACAGCTGGAGAAGGAGGTGGTGAGAGTTTGGTTTTGtaacaggagacagaaagagaaaaggatGACCCCTCCTGGAGGGACTCTGCCGGGCGCCGAGGATGTGTACGGGGGGAGTAGGGACACGCCACCACACCACGGGGTGCAGACGCCCGTCCAGTGA